The following proteins are encoded in a genomic region of Methylibium petroleiphilum PM1:
- the kdpC gene encoding potassium-transporting ATPase subunit KdpC, with product MKTLLRASLVLFLSLTLLTGVAYPLLVTGLGQVLFPAQAAGSLLFRDGRPIGSSLIGQPFGAARYIWGRPSATAPTPNNAQASGGSNLGPSNPVLLQAVEARIAALRAADPGNTLPIPVDLVTASASGLDPEISLAGARYQAARVARARGLSEAEVLALIDQHARGRWFGFLGEPRVNVLALNLTLDGRRP from the coding sequence ATGAAAACCCTGCTGCGCGCCTCGCTGGTGCTGTTCCTTTCGTTGACGTTGCTGACCGGTGTCGCCTATCCGCTGCTCGTCACCGGGCTCGGCCAGGTGCTGTTCCCGGCGCAGGCGGCCGGCAGCCTGCTGTTCCGGGACGGCCGGCCCATCGGCTCGTCGCTGATCGGCCAGCCGTTCGGTGCGGCCCGCTACATCTGGGGCCGTCCGTCGGCCACCGCGCCGACGCCGAACAACGCCCAGGCCTCCGGAGGATCGAACCTGGGGCCGTCGAATCCGGTGCTGCTGCAGGCCGTCGAGGCGCGCATCGCGGCGCTCCGGGCGGCGGACCCCGGCAACACCCTGCCGATCCCGGTCGATCTGGTCACGGCTTCGGCGAGCGGGCTCGATCCGGAGATCAGCCTGGCCGGCGCCCGCTACCAGGCCGCTCGGGTGGCCCGGGCGCGCGGCCTGAGCGAAGCCGAGGTGCTGGCGCTCATCGATCAGCATGCCCGGGGCCGGTGGTTCGGCTTCCTCGGCGAGCCGCGCGTCAACGTCCTGGCGCTGAATCTGACGCTGGACGGGCGGCGGCCCTGA
- a CDS encoding PA0069 family radical SAM protein codes for MATIRPAPPADPIKGRGIAVRIAHRYERDERETVDDGWESPAADDDGERPPPVTQVSEERVKTLLSANDSPDIPFSLSINPYRGCEHGCSYCYARPTHSYLNLSPGLDFETRLVAKVNAAERLRAELGRTGYQPSAINIGSVTDAYQPIERRLRLTRAVLEVLTACEHPFSIVTKSAGVERDLDLIAPAARRGQAMVFISVTTLDAGLSRRLEPRAASPQRRLQAVQRLAEAGVPVGVNVAPIIPFVNEPEIERLVEAAARAGAKSIHYTVLRLPWEVAPLFRQWLEQHVPERAARVMARVREMRGGKDYDADFATRMKGDGPWADLIRQRVRKAEARQGLVRERVVLDTSRFRPPSGDPAQQTLF; via the coding sequence ATGGCCACGATCCGACCCGCGCCACCGGCCGACCCCATCAAGGGCCGCGGCATCGCCGTGCGCATCGCTCACCGCTATGAGCGCGACGAGCGGGAGACCGTCGACGATGGATGGGAATCACCGGCCGCCGACGATGACGGCGAACGGCCACCGCCGGTGACCCAGGTCAGCGAGGAGCGCGTCAAGACCCTGCTCAGCGCGAACGACTCGCCGGACATTCCCTTCAGTTTGTCGATCAACCCCTACCGCGGCTGCGAGCACGGTTGCAGCTACTGCTATGCGCGGCCGACCCACAGCTACCTGAACCTGTCGCCCGGCCTGGACTTCGAGACCCGGCTGGTCGCCAAGGTCAATGCCGCCGAGCGACTGCGCGCCGAGCTGGGTCGGACGGGCTACCAGCCCAGCGCCATCAACATCGGCTCGGTCACCGACGCCTACCAGCCCATCGAGCGGCGGTTGCGCCTCACCCGCGCGGTGCTGGAGGTGCTGACCGCCTGCGAGCACCCATTCAGCATCGTCACCAAGTCGGCCGGCGTCGAACGCGACCTCGACCTCATCGCGCCGGCCGCACGCCGCGGGCAGGCGATGGTGTTCATCAGCGTCACCACGCTCGATGCCGGCCTGTCGCGCCGGCTCGAGCCGCGGGCCGCTTCGCCGCAGCGCCGTCTGCAGGCGGTGCAGCGACTGGCCGAGGCCGGCGTCCCGGTGGGCGTGAACGTGGCGCCCATCATCCCCTTCGTCAACGAGCCCGAGATCGAACGCCTCGTCGAGGCCGCCGCGCGGGCCGGGGCGAAGTCCATCCATTACACCGTGCTGCGCCTGCCCTGGGAGGTGGCGCCGCTGTTTCGCCAGTGGCTGGAGCAGCACGTGCCGGAGCGCGCGGCGCGCGTGATGGCGCGGGTGCGGGAGATGCGCGGCGGCAAGGACTACGACGCCGACTTCGCCACCCGCATGAAGGGCGACGGGCCGTGGGCCGACCTGATCCGCCAGCGCGTGCGCAAGGCCGAGGCACGACAGGGCCTGGTGCGCGAGCGCGTGGTGCTCGACACGAGCCGCTTCCGCCCGCCGTCCGGCGATCCGGCGCAGCAGACGCTGTTCTGA
- the corA gene encoding magnesium/cobalt transporter CorA, with protein MLINCVAYQDGSKLADLPVEQISDYISRPGCFVWVALQDASTEELEEMRHEFGLHELAVEDAQHGHQRPKIEEYGNSMFAVLHLVEAVGQDLNVGEVDVFVGPNYVLSVRNRSTQGFLGVRDRCEREPHLLKRGSGFVLYALMDAVVDRYFPIIDTFESELETIEEQIFVKGTARTNIERLYDLKRRVMVLKHAVAPLLEAAAKLHGGRVPQMCAGTQEYFRDVVDHLTRINASIESIRDTVGTAIHVNLSMVAIEESEVTKRLAAWAGIFAVATAFAGIWGMNFDSMPELKWKWGYPLALALIASTCGFVWWRFRRSGWL; from the coding sequence ATGCTCATCAATTGCGTGGCCTACCAGGACGGCAGCAAGCTCGCGGACCTGCCCGTCGAACAGATCAGCGACTACATCTCGCGGCCCGGCTGCTTCGTCTGGGTCGCTCTGCAGGACGCCAGCACCGAGGAGCTGGAGGAGATGCGCCACGAGTTCGGCCTGCACGAACTCGCGGTCGAGGACGCGCAGCACGGCCACCAGCGTCCCAAGATCGAGGAGTACGGCAACTCGATGTTCGCGGTGTTGCATCTTGTCGAGGCGGTGGGCCAGGACCTGAACGTCGGCGAGGTCGACGTGTTCGTCGGGCCCAACTACGTGCTGTCGGTGCGCAACCGCAGCACGCAGGGCTTCCTCGGCGTGCGCGACCGCTGCGAGCGCGAGCCGCACCTGCTCAAGCGCGGATCCGGCTTCGTGCTGTACGCGCTGATGGACGCGGTGGTCGACCGCTACTTCCCCATCATCGACACGTTCGAGTCCGAGCTCGAGACCATCGAGGAGCAGATCTTCGTCAAGGGCACGGCGCGGACCAACATCGAGCGGCTCTACGACCTGAAGCGTCGCGTGATGGTGCTCAAGCACGCGGTCGCGCCGCTGCTGGAGGCAGCGGCCAAGCTGCACGGCGGCCGGGTGCCGCAGATGTGCGCCGGCACGCAGGAGTATTTCCGCGACGTGGTGGACCACCTGACACGCATCAACGCCTCGATCGAGTCGATCCGCGACACGGTGGGCACCGCGATCCACGTCAACCTGTCGATGGTGGCGATCGAGGAGAGCGAGGTCACCAAGCGTCTGGCGGCCTGGGCCGGCATCTTCGCGGTGGCGACCGCCTTCGCCGGCATCTGGGGCATGAACTTCGACTCCATGCCGGAGCTGAAGTGGAAGTGGGGCTACCCCCTGGCGCTGGCGCTGATCGCGTCGACCTGCGGTTTCGTGTGGTGGCGCTTCCGGCGGTCGGGCTGGCTGTGA
- the kdpB gene encoding potassium-transporting ATPase subunit KdpB produces MNNDRTSLALLDPVLLRPAIGAAFRKLDPRLQWRNPVMLVVYVGSLLTTGLGVQALLGAGEAPPAFILAVATGLWFTVLFANFAEALAEGRSKAQAASLRGMKRKGIAKKLEQPRHGSSWHPMPADELRRGAVVLVEAGDTIPLDGEVIEGAASVDESAITGESAPVIRESGGDFASVTGGTRVLSDWLVVRISVNPGEAFLDRMISMVEGAKRQKTPNEIALNILLITLTLVFLVVVVTLLPMSIFAVETAKQGTAVTLTALVALLVCLIPTTIGALLSAIGVAGMSRMMQANVIATSGRAVEAAGDVDVLLMDKTGTITLGNRQASAFLAAPGVSEPVLAGAAQLASLADETPEGRSIVVLAKQKFRLRERELAALGASFVPFSAQTRMSGVDCTVDGAARQLRKGSGEAIRQWVEAQHGHFPAEAQRIADEVARRGSTPLLVAQSDGQGARVLGVVELKDVVKGGIKERFAELRRMGIRTVMITGDNRLTAAAIAAEAGVDDFLAEATPEAKLKLIRDYQAEGRLVAMTGDGTNDAPALAQADVAVAMNTGTQAAKEAGNMVDLDSNPTKLLEIVETGKQLLMTRGSLTTFSIANDVAKYFAIIPAAFASTYPQLQSLDVMHLASPSSAILSAVIFNAVVIVFLIPLALKGVAYRAIGAAALLRRNVLVYGLGGLVVPFAGIKAIDLLLGAAAHWV; encoded by the coding sequence ATGAACAACGACAGGACCTCCCTCGCGCTCCTCGACCCCGTGCTTCTGCGGCCGGCCATCGGCGCGGCATTCCGCAAGCTCGATCCGCGCCTGCAATGGCGCAACCCGGTGATGCTGGTGGTCTATGTCGGTAGCCTGCTGACCACCGGGCTCGGCGTCCAGGCGCTGCTCGGTGCCGGCGAGGCACCGCCGGCCTTCATCCTGGCGGTGGCCACGGGGCTGTGGTTCACGGTGCTGTTCGCCAACTTCGCCGAGGCGCTGGCCGAGGGCCGCAGCAAGGCCCAGGCCGCCTCGCTGCGTGGCATGAAGCGCAAGGGGATCGCGAAGAAGCTCGAGCAGCCGCGCCATGGGTCGTCGTGGCACCCGATGCCGGCCGATGAACTGCGCCGGGGTGCCGTGGTGCTGGTGGAGGCCGGCGACACCATCCCGCTCGACGGCGAGGTGATCGAGGGCGCGGCCTCGGTCGACGAAAGCGCGATCACCGGCGAATCCGCGCCGGTGATCCGCGAGTCCGGTGGCGATTTCGCATCGGTGACCGGCGGCACGCGCGTGCTGTCCGACTGGCTGGTGGTGCGCATCTCGGTGAACCCGGGCGAGGCGTTTCTCGACCGCATGATCTCCATGGTGGAGGGCGCGAAACGCCAGAAGACACCGAACGAGATCGCGCTGAACATCCTGCTGATCACGCTGACCCTCGTGTTCCTGGTGGTCGTGGTGACGCTGCTGCCGATGTCGATCTTCGCCGTGGAGACGGCGAAACAGGGCACGGCAGTGACCCTCACCGCGCTGGTCGCGCTGCTGGTGTGCCTGATCCCGACGACCATCGGCGCACTGCTGTCGGCCATCGGCGTCGCCGGCATGAGCCGCATGATGCAGGCCAATGTGATCGCCACCTCGGGGCGCGCGGTCGAGGCAGCCGGCGACGTCGACGTGCTGCTGATGGACAAGACCGGCACCATCACGCTCGGCAACCGGCAGGCCTCGGCCTTCCTCGCGGCGCCAGGCGTGAGCGAGCCGGTGCTGGCCGGTGCGGCGCAGCTCGCGTCGCTCGCCGACGAGACGCCCGAGGGGCGCAGCATCGTGGTGCTGGCCAAGCAGAAGTTCCGCCTGCGCGAGCGCGAACTCGCGGCGCTGGGCGCGAGCTTCGTGCCGTTCAGTGCGCAGACGCGGATGAGCGGCGTCGACTGCACCGTCGACGGCGCGGCGCGGCAACTGCGCAAGGGATCGGGCGAGGCGATCCGCCAGTGGGTCGAGGCGCAGCACGGCCACTTCCCGGCCGAGGCGCAGCGCATCGCCGACGAGGTGGCGCGCCGGGGCAGCACGCCGCTGCTGGTGGCGCAGTCTGACGGGCAGGGCGCGCGCGTGCTCGGCGTCGTGGAACTGAAGGATGTCGTCAAGGGCGGCATCAAGGAGCGCTTCGCCGAGCTGCGCCGCATGGGCATCCGCACCGTGATGATCACCGGCGACAACCGGCTCACCGCGGCGGCGATCGCGGCCGAAGCCGGCGTCGACGACTTCCTGGCCGAGGCCACGCCCGAGGCCAAGCTGAAGCTGATCCGCGACTACCAGGCCGAGGGGCGGCTGGTCGCGATGACCGGTGACGGCACCAACGACGCGCCGGCGCTGGCCCAGGCCGACGTGGCGGTGGCCATGAACACCGGCACGCAGGCCGCGAAGGAGGCCGGCAACATGGTCGACCTCGACTCCAACCCGACCAAGCTGCTGGAGATCGTCGAGACCGGCAAGCAACTGCTGATGACGCGCGGCTCGCTGACCACCTTCTCGATCGCCAACGACGTGGCGAAGTACTTCGCCATCATCCCGGCGGCCTTCGCCAGCACCTACCCGCAGTTGCAGTCGCTCGACGTGATGCATCTCGCCAGCCCGTCGTCGGCCATCCTGTCGGCGGTGATCTTCAACGCCGTGGTGATCGTGTTCCTGATCCCGCTCGCGCTGAAGGGCGTGGCCTATCGCGCCATCGGCGCGGCCGCGCTGCTGCGTCGCAACGTGCTGGTCTACGGCCTGGGCGGGCTGGTGGTGCCTTTCGCCGGCATCAAGGCGATCGACCTGCTGCTCGGTGCGGCGGCGCACTGGGTCTGA
- the kdpA gene encoding potassium-transporting ATPase subunit KdpA — protein sequence MNSQAWIQLAVFLALLMLLAWPLGRWLAAVAEGHLPQGLAPFCRVETALYRAAGIDAAVGMGWKAYALALLAFNALGALAVYALQRLQGGLPLNPQGLPGVGADSSLNTAVSFVSNTNWQGYAGETTMSYLTQMLALGVQNFLSAATGIAVAFALIRGFAARSSSAIGNFWVDVTRITVYVLLPLSLVFAVFLVSQGVIQNVQPYQDVSTLEGAASTPQTLAMGPVASQEAIKMIGTNGGGFFNANSAHPYENPTPLSNFAQMLAIFLIPAGLVFAFGRLVGDVRQGGALLAAMTVMFVLAVVTVTSLEQRGHPQLAALGVDPVASALQAGGNMEGKEARFGIAASALFAAITTAASCGAVNAMHDSFMPLGGAVPLLLIQLGEVVFGGVGSGLYGMLVFAILAVFIAGLMIGRTPEYLGKKIEPYEMKMTAVVILVTPLLALLGTAVALTAPTGPAGMGNPGPHGYTEILYALSSAANNNGSAFAGLSANTPFYNLLLAVAMWFGRFGVIVPVLAIAGSLAAKKRLPVTAGTLPTHGPLFVVLLIGAVLLVGLLNYVPALALGPVVEHLMQAAAR from the coding sequence ATGAACTCGCAGGCCTGGATCCAGCTCGCGGTCTTCCTCGCGCTGCTGATGTTGCTGGCCTGGCCGCTGGGTCGCTGGCTCGCGGCCGTGGCAGAAGGGCACCTTCCGCAGGGGCTCGCGCCGTTCTGCCGTGTCGAGACGGCGCTCTACCGCGCGGCCGGCATCGACGCCGCAGTCGGCATGGGCTGGAAGGCCTATGCGCTCGCGCTGCTCGCCTTCAATGCGCTGGGCGCGCTGGCGGTCTATGCGCTGCAGCGGCTGCAGGGCGGGCTGCCGCTGAACCCCCAGGGACTGCCCGGCGTCGGCGCCGACTCGTCACTCAATACCGCGGTCAGCTTCGTCAGTAATACCAACTGGCAGGGCTATGCCGGCGAAACGACGATGAGCTACCTGACGCAGATGCTCGCGCTCGGGGTGCAGAACTTCCTGTCGGCCGCGACCGGCATCGCGGTGGCCTTCGCGCTGATCCGCGGCTTTGCGGCGCGTTCGTCGTCGGCCATCGGCAACTTCTGGGTCGACGTGACGCGCATCACCGTCTACGTGCTGCTGCCACTGTCGCTGGTGTTCGCGGTCTTCCTGGTGAGCCAGGGCGTGATCCAGAACGTCCAGCCCTACCAGGACGTGTCGACCCTGGAGGGCGCGGCGAGCACCCCGCAGACGCTGGCGATGGGCCCGGTGGCGTCGCAGGAGGCGATCAAGATGATCGGCACCAACGGCGGCGGCTTCTTCAACGCCAACTCGGCGCACCCCTACGAGAACCCCACGCCGCTGTCGAACTTCGCGCAGATGCTGGCGATCTTCCTGATCCCGGCAGGCCTCGTGTTCGCCTTCGGTCGCCTGGTGGGCGACGTGCGCCAGGGCGGCGCGCTGCTGGCGGCGATGACGGTGATGTTCGTGCTGGCGGTCGTCACCGTCACGAGCCTGGAACAGCGGGGCCATCCGCAGCTGGCCGCGCTGGGCGTCGACCCGGTGGCGAGCGCGCTGCAGGCGGGCGGCAACATGGAGGGCAAGGAGGCGCGCTTCGGCATCGCGGCCTCGGCGCTGTTCGCAGCCATCACTACCGCGGCCTCCTGTGGCGCGGTGAACGCGATGCACGACTCGTTCATGCCGCTCGGCGGCGCGGTGCCGCTGCTGCTGATCCAGCTCGGCGAGGTGGTGTTCGGCGGCGTCGGCTCCGGCCTGTACGGCATGCTGGTGTTCGCGATCCTGGCCGTCTTCATCGCCGGGTTGATGATCGGCCGCACGCCGGAGTACCTGGGCAAGAAGATCGAGCCCTACGAGATGAAGATGACGGCCGTCGTCATCCTCGTCACGCCGCTGCTGGCGCTGCTGGGCACGGCCGTCGCGCTCACCGCCCCCACCGGCCCGGCGGGGATGGGCAACCCGGGGCCGCACGGCTACACCGAGATCCTCTACGCGCTCAGCTCGGCGGCCAACAACAACGGCAGCGCCTTCGCCGGTCTGTCTGCCAACACGCCGTTCTACAACCTGCTGCTCGCGGTGGCCATGTGGTTCGGTCGCTTCGGCGTGATCGTGCCGGTGCTGGCGATCGCCGGCAGCCTGGCGGCCAAGAAGCGCCTGCCGGTCACGGCCGGCACGCTGCCCACCCACGGGCCGCTGTTCGTCGTGCTGCTGATCGGCGCGGTGCTGCTGGTCGGGTTGCTGAACTATGTGCCGGCGCTGGCGCTGGGCCCGGTGGTCGAGCACCTGATGCAGGCCGCGGCACGCTGA
- a CDS encoding EAL domain-containing protein: MTTPPPVWEPLIGSLLEAVCLVEPLTLHVVAANEAAAALFGQPVSALVGRPVIELSATPEDECFWEDMAAGVGTAEGPQIHSDSFVRHADGRMIPVERRVNRIWMRPGQAIFVLGLRDQSAQRQAEDELEKLVAELRATLESTAEGILVTDLHGAIRGCNQLFAQLWDMPVELLTQRDDSQILEWMRGHVVDEQRFVERMGELDRDPLLRASDVLRLRSGRVLERVVLPQYGRGQPIGRVCSFRDITEQLASAARLQLAAQVFESSLDAIFVTDGEHRIAAVNASCERITGLGREQLVGLRTEALLHPPGADDADTAWFELVREQLAHRGVWEGELWHRRADGSTLPGQVSLVRLAAEGTDPGETGVRHVGFFKDLTETVAAQKRIEELAFTDALTGLPNRVMLAERLDFALAMSHRHQTPFALLFLDLDRFKQINDSLGHVFGDRVLVEVAERLKTCLRQIDTVARLGGDEFVMLLNQTDARGAEAIARRVLEVLGQPFTLEGMSFSVTASIGIAMYPNDGESMDDLIKNADAAMYRVKERGRAGFRFYQPQMNVDLLARMKLDHSMRLALERGDFRLHYQPQIDIASNAVVGAEALLRWRDPGLGDVSPGEFIPVAEESGFIVALGEWVLREAVRQAALWRAQGRSMVVSVNVSALQFQQADFVDRVATALAEAKLPATWLELELTESILIRDADEALQRLRALDRLGVQLAIDDFGTGYSSLGYLKRFPIRKLKIDRSFIKGLPGDESDAGIAQAVIQVARALRLRVIAEGVETMAQRDFLQRAGCDEIQGFLFAPALPVAEFEARTATMLDLPSGAKARALA; encoded by the coding sequence ATGACGACGCCCCCGCCCGTGTGGGAGCCGCTGATCGGCAGCCTGCTCGAGGCCGTCTGCCTGGTCGAGCCGTTGACGCTGCACGTCGTCGCGGCCAACGAGGCCGCGGCCGCCCTGTTCGGCCAGCCGGTGTCGGCGCTGGTCGGTCGGCCGGTGATCGAGCTGTCGGCCACGCCCGAGGACGAGTGTTTCTGGGAGGACATGGCGGCCGGTGTCGGCACCGCCGAGGGCCCGCAGATCCACTCGGACAGCTTCGTGCGCCATGCCGACGGCCGCATGATCCCCGTCGAGCGGCGCGTCAACCGCATCTGGATGCGTCCCGGTCAGGCGATCTTCGTGCTCGGCCTGCGCGACCAGAGCGCCCAGCGCCAGGCCGAGGACGAGCTCGAGAAGCTGGTGGCCGAGCTGCGCGCCACGCTCGAGTCGACCGCCGAGGGCATCCTCGTCACCGACCTGCACGGCGCGATCCGCGGCTGCAACCAGCTGTTCGCGCAGCTGTGGGACATGCCGGTCGAGCTGCTGACACAACGCGACGACAGCCAGATCCTCGAATGGATGCGCGGCCATGTCGTCGACGAGCAGCGTTTCGTCGAGCGTATGGGCGAACTGGACCGTGATCCGCTGCTGCGGGCCAGCGACGTGCTGCGCCTGCGCTCCGGACGCGTGCTCGAACGCGTGGTGCTGCCGCAGTACGGCCGCGGCCAGCCGATCGGCCGGGTCTGCTCGTTCCGTGACATCACCGAGCAACTGGCCAGCGCCGCGCGCCTGCAACTTGCCGCGCAGGTGTTCGAGTCCAGCCTCGACGCGATCTTCGTGACCGACGGCGAGCACCGCATCGCCGCCGTCAATGCCAGCTGCGAGCGCATCACCGGCCTTGGCCGCGAGCAACTGGTCGGCCTGCGTACCGAGGCCCTGCTGCACCCGCCCGGCGCCGACGACGCCGACACCGCCTGGTTCGAGCTGGTGCGCGAGCAGCTTGCGCACCGCGGCGTATGGGAGGGCGAGCTGTGGCATCGCCGTGCCGACGGCAGCACGCTGCCGGGGCAGGTGTCGCTGGTGCGACTGGCCGCGGAAGGCACGGATCCGGGCGAGACCGGCGTGCGCCACGTCGGCTTCTTCAAGGACCTGACCGAAACCGTGGCGGCGCAGAAGCGCATCGAGGAGCTGGCCTTCACCGATGCGCTGACGGGCCTGCCCAACCGCGTGATGCTGGCCGAGCGCCTGGACTTCGCGCTGGCGATGTCGCACCGCCACCAGACGCCGTTCGCGCTGCTGTTCCTCGACCTGGACCGCTTCAAGCAGATCAACGACTCGCTCGGTCACGTGTTCGGCGACCGCGTGCTCGTCGAGGTGGCCGAACGGCTGAAGACCTGCCTGCGTCAGATCGACACCGTGGCGCGGCTGGGTGGCGACGAGTTCGTGATGCTGCTGAACCAGACCGACGCGCGCGGCGCCGAGGCCATTGCTCGGCGCGTGCTCGAGGTGCTGGGGCAACCCTTCACGCTGGAGGGCATGAGCTTCAGCGTCACCGCGAGCATCGGCATCGCGATGTACCCGAACGACGGCGAGTCGATGGACGATCTGATCAAGAACGCCGACGCCGCGATGTACCGCGTGAAGGAGCGAGGCCGTGCCGGCTTCCGCTTCTACCAGCCTCAGATGAACGTCGACCTGCTGGCGCGCATGAAGCTGGACCACTCCATGCGCCTGGCGCTGGAGCGCGGCGACTTCCGGTTGCACTACCAGCCGCAGATCGACATCGCCTCGAACGCGGTGGTGGGTGCCGAGGCGCTGCTGCGCTGGCGCGACCCGGGCCTCGGCGACGTGTCGCCGGGCGAGTTCATCCCGGTGGCAGAGGAGAGCGGCTTCATCGTCGCGCTGGGCGAATGGGTGCTGCGCGAGGCGGTGCGGCAGGCCGCGCTGTGGCGTGCGCAGGGCCGCTCGATGGTGGTGTCGGTGAACGTGTCGGCGCTGCAGTTCCAGCAGGCCGACTTCGTCGATCGCGTGGCGACGGCGCTCGCCGAGGCCAAACTGCCGGCGACCTGGCTCGAGCTCGAACTGACCGAGTCGATCCTGATCCGCGATGCCGACGAGGCCCTGCAGCGCCTGCGCGCGCTCGACCGGCTCGGCGTGCAGCTCGCGATCGACGACTTTGGCACCGGCTACTCGAGTCTCGGCTACCTGAAGCGCTTCCCGATCAGGAAGCTCAAGATCGATCGCAGCTTCATCAAGGGCCTGCCGGGCGACGAGAGCGATGCCGGCATCGCGCAGGCGGTGATCCAGGTGGCGCGCGCACTGCGGCTGCGCGTGATCGCTGAGGGCGTGGAGACCATGGCGCAGCGCGATTTCCTGCAGCGCGCCGGCTGCGACGAGATCCAGGGCTTCCTGTTCGCGCCGGCCCTCCCGGTCGCGGAGTTCGAGGCACGGACTGCGACGATGCTCGATCTGCCCAGCGGGGCGAAGGCGCGCGCGCTGGCTTGA
- a CDS encoding HD-GYP domain-containing protein, with protein MHDSPTIDVRKLRIGLHVHLDLGWMEHPFPLNNFRISTEQQLETLRGLGLDRVRISPQRSDSTTLQSLVGEGVLSAEVAGVEAPAAAAADADAAPVVPVETPEAAERRLRREALLAEQACAAQAERHYSEAGRVLRRSFELASSQPQAAREQTEAQVNGFLDKVLGAQEMAIRLLNEGAGDRGSMHAINVTVISLLLGKQMELGKAEMFDLGTGAMLHDIGKTELPDRVRWLDPLSPSVSSHERQFYQEHVSHGVTLGRKMALSPGALLVLAQHHEYADGTGFPLKLGADRMSAAAKIVALVNRYDNLCNPATPAQALTPHEALALMYGQMKAKFDSAVFGAFVKMMGVYPPGSVVQLTDDRYGMVVSVNSARPLKPCVLVHEPKQPRNEAVPLNLETTPTLGIRRSLKPQHLPRATLDYLSPRPRVCYFFERARETGALDGRGSA; from the coding sequence ATGCACGACAGCCCCACCATCGACGTTCGGAAGCTGCGGATCGGACTCCACGTTCACCTCGACTTGGGGTGGATGGAGCACCCGTTCCCGCTCAACAACTTCCGCATCTCGACCGAGCAGCAGCTCGAGACGCTGCGCGGGCTGGGCCTGGACCGCGTGCGCATCTCGCCGCAGCGCAGCGACAGCACGACGCTGCAGAGCCTGGTGGGCGAGGGCGTGCTGAGCGCCGAGGTCGCTGGCGTCGAGGCGCCGGCGGCTGCGGCTGCCGACGCCGACGCGGCGCCTGTCGTTCCGGTGGAAACGCCCGAAGCCGCTGAGCGCCGATTGCGCCGCGAGGCCCTGCTGGCCGAGCAGGCGTGTGCGGCCCAGGCCGAACGCCACTACAGCGAAGCAGGGCGCGTGCTGAGGCGCAGTTTCGAACTGGCGAGCAGCCAGCCGCAGGCCGCGCGCGAACAGACCGAGGCGCAGGTCAACGGCTTCCTCGACAAGGTGCTCGGCGCCCAGGAAATGGCGATCCGCCTGCTCAACGAGGGCGCGGGCGACCGCGGCTCGATGCACGCGATCAACGTCACCGTGATCTCGCTGCTGCTGGGCAAGCAGATGGAACTCGGCAAGGCTGAGATGTTCGACCTGGGCACCGGTGCGATGCTGCACGACATCGGCAAGACCGAGCTGCCCGATCGCGTGCGATGGCTCGACCCGCTGTCGCCCAGTGTGTCCAGCCACGAGCGGCAGTTCTACCAGGAGCATGTCTCGCACGGCGTGACGCTAGGCCGCAAGATGGCGCTGTCGCCCGGCGCGCTGCTGGTGCTCGCGCAGCACCACGAATACGCCGATGGCACCGGCTTTCCGCTCAAGCTCGGCGCCGATCGGATGAGCGCCGCGGCCAAGATCGTCGCGCTGGTGAATCGCTACGACAACCTGTGCAACCCGGCCACGCCGGCGCAGGCGCTCACGCCGCACGAGGCACTGGCGCTGATGTACGGACAGATGAAGGCCAAGTTCGACAGCGCGGTGTTCGGCGCCTTCGTCAAGATGATGGGCGTGTACCCGCCAGGCTCCGTGGTGCAGCTGACCGACGACCGTTACGGCATGGTCGTCTCCGTCAACTCGGCCCGGCCGCTCAAGCCCTGCGTGCTGGTGCACGAGCCCAAGCAGCCGCGCAACGAGGCGGTGCCGCTGAACCTCGAGACCACGCCGACGCTCGGCATCCGCCGCAGCCTGAAACCGCAACATCTGCCGCGCGCCACGCTCGACTACCTGTCGCCGCGACCGCGCGTCTGCTACTTCTTCGAACGCGCCCGCGAGACCGGCGCGCTCGACGGCCGGGGCAGCGCATGA
- the kdpF gene encoding K(+)-transporting ATPase subunit F — MSGLYLLGGAVAAGLLVYLLHALLKAEDY; from the coding sequence GTGAGCGGCCTCTACCTGCTCGGCGGCGCGGTCGCCGCCGGCCTGCTGGTCTACCTGCTGCACGCCCTGCTGAAGGCCGAGGACTACTGA